In Musa acuminata AAA Group cultivar baxijiao chromosome BXJ2-8, Cavendish_Baxijiao_AAA, whole genome shotgun sequence, one genomic interval encodes:
- the LOC135618733 gene encoding coatomer subunit gamma-2-like gives MAQPFVKKDDDLDEEEEYSPFYGIEKGAVLQEARVFHDPQLDARRCSQVITKLLYLLNQGETFTKVEATEVFFAVTKLFQSKDTVLRRMVYLMIKELSPSADEVIIVTSSLMKDMNSKTDMYRANAIRVLCRITDSTLLTQIERYLKQAIVDKNPIVASAALVSGVHLLQTNSEIVKRWSNEVQEAVQSRAALVQFHALALLHQIRQNDRLAVSKLVTSLTKGSVRSPLAQCLLIRYTSQVIRESSMNTQAGERPFFDYLESCLRHKSEMVVFEAARAITELSGVTSRELTPAITVLQLFLSSSKPVLRFAAIRTLNKVASTHPLAVTNCNIDMESLISDQNRSIATLAITTLLKTGNESSVDRLMKQITNFMSDIADEFKIVVVEAIRSLCLKFPLKYRSMMNFLSNILREEGGFDYKKAIVDSIVILIRDIPDAKEIGLFHLCEFIEDCEFTYLSTQILHFLGNEGPKTSDPSKYIRYIYNRVILENATVRASAVSTLAKFGAMVDSLKPRIFVLLRRCLFDSDDEVRDRATLYLNTLVSDASVGGTDEDVKDFLFGPLDVPLVNLETSLRNYEASDIPFDITSVPKEVKSQPLAEKKAPGKKAIGLGAPPSGPTSVVDAYEKLLSSIPEFSSFGKLFKSCSPMELTEPETEYAVNVVKHIFDGHVVFQYNCTNTIPEQLLEKVTVFVDASEAEEFSEVLTKPLQSLPYDSPGQTFVAFEKPEGVPAIGKFSNLLKFVVKEVDPATGEADEEGVEDEYQLEDLEIVAADYMLKVGVSNFKNAWENLDPDNERIDEYGLGVKESLAETVSAVIDILGMQPCEGTEVVPNNSRSHTCLLSGIFIGNVKVLVRVSFGIDGSKQVAMKLAVRSEDPDISEKIHEIVAEG, from the exons ATGGCTCAGCCCTTCGTGAAGAAGGACGACGACCTTGACGAGGAAG AGGAATACTCTCCCTTTTATGGAATAGAGAAAGGCGCAGTACTCCAAGAGGCCAGAGTTTTCCACGATCCTCAACTCGATGCCAGAAGATGCTCGCAG GTTATCACAAAGCTTCTGTATTTGCTTAATCAAGGAGAAACATTTACCAAG GTTGAAGCCACGGAAGTCTTTTTTGCTGTGACAAAACTGTTTCAATCAAAGGACACAGTGCTTAGGAGGATGGTTTACTTGATGATTAAGGAACTCTCACCCTCTGCAGATGAG GTTATTATCGTCACAAGCTCATTGATGAAGGATATGAATAGTAAGACTGATATGTATAGAGCCAATGCTATACGAGTCCTTTGTAGAATTACAGATAGTACTCTACTTACACAAATTGAGAGATACTTGAAACAAGCGATCGTTGACAAAAATCCTATTGTTGCTAGTGCTGCACTTGTTAGTGGAGTTCACTTGCTTCAG ACAAACTCGGAAATTGTAAAAAGATGGAGCAACGAGGTTCAGGAAGCTGTTCAATCAAGAGCTGCTCTGGTTCAATTTCATGCACTTGCACTTCTTCACCAG ATAAGACAAAATGATCGCCTGGCTGTTAGTAAGCTGGTTACTAGCTTGACAAAAGGTTCAGTGCGGTCACCTTTAGCTCAATGCCTTCTGATACGATACACCAGCCAG GTAATTAGAGAATCAAGTATGAATACACAAGCAGGCGAGCGCCCATTTTTTGATTATCTTGAATCTTGTCTACGACATAAATCAGAAATGGTCGTCTTTGAAGCAGCAAGAGCAATAACAGAGTTGAGTGGTGTGACCAGTAGAGAGTTGACTCCTGCAATAACTGTTCTTCAGTTGTTTTTGAGTTCATCCAAGCCTGTTCTTCGGTTTGCAGCTATTAGAACTCTAAATAAG GTTGCTTCGACACATCCGCTGGCAGTTACAAATTGCAACATTGATATGGAAAGCTTAATCTCAGACCAAAACAGGAGCATTGCAACTCTTGCTATAACTACACTTTTAAAAACAGGAAATGAGTCAAGTGTTGATCGCTTgatgaaacaaataacaaactttATGTCAGATATCGCAGATGAATTCAAGATTGTTGTTGTGGAAGCTATAAGATCTCTGTGCTTGAAGTTTCCTCTCAAATACCGTTCAAT GATGAATTTCTTAAGTAACATTCTTCGAGAAGAAGGGGGTTTTGACTATAAGAAAGCAATTGTTGATTCAATAGTCATACTTATCAGAGATATACCAGATGCTAAAGAAATCGGCTTGTTTCATCTCTGCGAATTCATTGAGGATTGTGAGTTCACATATCTGTCGACTCAG ATACTTCACTTTCTTGGTAATGAAGGACCAAAGACTTCAGATCCTAGTAAATATATTCGTTATATCTACAATCGTGTGATACTTGAAAATGCAACTGTCCGAGCTTCTGCTGTAAGTACCTTGGCGAAGTTTGGTGCAATGGTTGACTCGTTAAAG CCTCGTATATTTGTTCTGTTGAGACGTTGCCTATTTGATAGTGATGATGAG GTTAGGGACCGGGCGACACTTTATCTGAACACTCTAGTAAGTGATGCTTCTGTTGGTGGAACTGACGAAGATGTAAAAGACTTCCTATTTGGTCCATTGGATGTGCCACTTGTCAACTTGGAAACAAGCTTGCGGAACTAC GAGGCTTCAGACATACCTTTTGATATTACTTCGGTTCCAAAGGAAGTCAAGTCGCAACCTCTTGCTGAGAAAAAGGCTCCTGGTAAGAAGGCAATTGGTTTAGGGGCTCCTCCGAGTGGTCCTACCTCAGTTGTTGATGCATATGAAAAGTTGCTTTCTTCCATTCCCGAGTTCTCCAGCTTTGGAAAACTCTTCAAG TCGTGTTCACCCATGGAGTTGACCGAGCCAGAAACTGAATATGCGGTTAATGTAGTGAAGCACATCTTTGATGGCCATGTTGTGTTCCAATACAACTGCACAAACACCATCCCAGAACAATTACTAGAAAAG GTTACTGTTTTTGTTGATGCATCTGAAGCTGAGGAATTTTCAGAAGTCCTAACAAAGCCTTTACAATCCTTACCTTATGATTCACCAGGGCAGACTTTTGTTGCATTTGAAAAACCAGAAGGTGTTCCTGCTATTGGAAAATTCTCAAACCTTTTAAAGTTCGTGGTGAAGGAG GTAGATCCAGCTACAGGGGAAGCAGACGAAGAAGGTGTCGAAGATGAATACCAGCTAGAAGATCTTGAAATTGTCGCAGCTGACTATATGTTGAAGGTGGGAGTCTCCAACTTCAAAAATGCTTGGGAAAATTTGGACCCAGATAATGAGCGGATTGATGAGTATGGTCTTGGTGTGAAAGAAAGCTTGGCGGAAACTGTTAGTGCAGTTATAGATATCCTTGGCATGCAGCCTTGCGAG ggaACTGAGGTTGTCCCAAACAACTCAAGATCTCACACATGTTTGCTCTCTGGAATTTTTATTGGCAACGTGAAAGTGTTAGTCAGAGTGTCATTTGGTATTGATGGGTCTAAGCAGGTTGCAATGAAACTTGCAGTTAGATCTGAAGATCCAGATATCAGTGAGAAAATTCATGAAATTGTTGCTGAGGGTTAG
- the LOC135618736 gene encoding ATP-dependent Clp protease proteolytic subunit 6, chloroplastic-like, with amino-acid sequence MASIPISTPLGFAAAASSSARSRSIKPAPPRNMFHPYASLDVPGKHNQVHSLSLKLSELQHRSFRHDAVIEAKQGNPPIMPAVMTPGGPLDLSSILFRNRIIFIGQPVNSQVAQRVISQLVTLATVDEDADILIYVNCPGGSTYSVLAIYDCMSWIKPKVGTVCFGVAASQGALLLAGGEKGMRYAMPNARIMIHQPQSGCGGHVEDVRRQVNEAVQSRHKIDKMYAAFTGQPLEKIQQYTDRDRFFSASEALEFGLIDGILETEY; translated from the exons ATGGCCTCGATACCCATCTCAACGCCCTTGGGCTTCGCAGCCGCCGCATCCTCCTCCGCCCGCTCCCGCTCCATCAAACCGGCTCCTCCCAG AAACATGTTCCATCCCTATGCCTCGCTTGATGTCCCCG GAAAGCACAATCAGGTTCACAGTTTGTCTTTGAAGCTCAGCGAACTTCAACATCGTTCTTTTAG GCATGATGCAGTCATAGAAGCAAAACAAGGAAATCCACCTATAATGCCTGCTGTCATGACGCCAGGAGGACCTTTAGATCTTTCCTCCATATTATTTCGCAACCGCATAATCTTCATAGGACAACCTGTTAACTCGCAAGTGGCACAACGAGTTATTTCGCAACTTGTGACGCTTGCTACTGTTGATGAAGATGCTGATATTCTG ATCTATGTTAACTGCCCTGGTGGAAGTACCTACTCAGTCTTGGCAATTTATGATTGTATGTCATGG ATAAAGCCGAAGGTGGGAACCGTATGCTTTGGAGTAGCTGCTAGCCAGGGTGCGCTTCTTCTTGCTGGTGGAGAAAAGGGGATGCGTTATGCTATGCCTAATGCTCGCATTATGATACATCAACCCCAAAGTGGATGTGGG GGTCATGTGGAGGATGTTAGGCGTCAAGTAAATGAAGCTGTTCAGTCGCGACAC AAAATTGACAAAATGTATGCTGCTTTTACTGGTCAACCTCTGGAGAAAATACAGCAGTACACTGATAGGGATCGATTCTTCTCTGCCTCTGAG GCCTTAGAGTTTGGTCTTATTGATGGGATCTTGGAAACAGAATATTAG
- the LOC103993798 gene encoding acidic leucine-rich nuclear phosphoprotein 32-related protein 1 has protein sequence MDEAWERAVEAALGGQTNSSSTAPPPRSLTLDGSVKCLHGRLPPPEILERYQSLEHLSIANVGVSSLEKFPRLRNLQRLILSDNRIAGGLEFLVESGLESLRDLDLSNNRIQFLEDLAPLAQLRLVSLDLYECPVTRIKDYRSRVFGMIRTLRYLDKMDADENERPESDDEEEEEDEEDEDEEEDPGSGEVDADDRAGKLMNGVGTGGVGGIVDVYEEEESDAEEETETARRIDANGGERRYNACNGFRVAPVMAADGGEDEEEEDDDIEDDDEDEDIDDDLGEEIDAEERDEDDVVEVHDVGDSEEEVDGVEEEGEEEVDGVEEEGEEEVDDEDEDGDGDEDQEDVEDEEDDGEPGSSGRLMSAEGEIDGHEQGEGDEDENGEIGEEDEQGVNEDRYSAEGDDDGEDEDEDDDNDGEYLVQPIAQPATARVDFDACNQEDEDEVDDDEDDLHSNIALQQQPSSASNPNKRRRGEEDDLDDDSVEDLRRSKHP, from the exons ATGGACGAGGCCTGGGAGAGGGCCGTGGAGGCGGCGCTAGGAGGTCAGACGAACTCCTCTTCGACGGCGCCGCCGCCGCGGAGCCTTACGCTGGACGGCTCCGTGAAGTGTCTCCACGGCCGGCTACCGCCGCCGGAGATTCTGGAGAGGTACCAGTCGCTGGAGCACCTCTCAATCGCTAACGTCGGAGTGTCCTCGCTGGAGAAGTTCCCGCGACTGCGGAATCTGCAGCGGCTCATTCTTTCCGACAACCGTATAGCTGGCGGGCTCGAGTTTTTGGTGGAGTCGGGGCTCGAGTCACTTCGGGATCTCGATCTATCCAACAACCGGATCCAGTTCCTGGAGGACTTGGCGCCTCTGGCTCAGCTCCGGCTCGTTTCCTTGGACCTCTATGAATGCCCTGTCACGAGGATCAAGGATTACCGATCAAGGGTATTCGGAATGATCCGGACTCTGAGATATCTTGATAAGATGGATGCCGATGAGAATGAGCGACCGGAGTCTGAtgacgaagaagaggaggaagacgaagaagatGAGGATGAGGAAGAGGATCCTGGGAGCGGCGAGGTCGATGCTGATGATCGAGCTGGGAAATTAATGAATGGTGTCGGTACCGGTGGAGTGGGTGGGATTGTTGATGTTTACGAGGAAGAGGAGAGTGATGCTGAAGAGGAGACTGAGACTGCTAGGAGGATCGATGCCAATGGTGGGGAGCGGAGGTATAATGCATGTAATGGATTTCGGGTGGCCCCAGTCATGGCAGCTGATGGAGgagaggatgaggaggaagaggatgatgaCATCgaggatgatgatgaagatgaagaCATTGATGATGATTTGGGGGAGGAGATTGATGCGGAGGAAAGGGACGAGGACGATGTGGTTGAGGTGCATGATGTTGGGGACAGTGAAGAAGAGGTGGACGGGGTTGAAGAGGAGGGTGAAGAAGAGGTGGATGGGGTTGAAGAGGAGGGTGAAGAAGAGGTGGACGACGAGGATGAAGATGGGGATGGGGATGAAGACCAGGAAGATGTTGAGGATGAAGAGGACGATGGTGAACCTGGAAGCTCAGGCAGATTGATGAGTGCAGAAGGGGAGATTGATGGCCACGAACAAGGCGAAGGGGATGAGGATGAGAATGGAGAGATCGGGGAGGAGGACGAGCAAGGAGTGAATGAAGATAGATATTCTGCAGAAGGTGATGATGATGGCGAAGATGAGGATGAG gatgatgataatgatggggAATATCTTGTGCAGCCGATTGCTCAACCTGCCACAGCAAGAGTTGATTTTGATGCTTGCAACCAAGAAGATGAAGATGAGGTTGACGATGATGAAGATGATCTTCACAGCAACATTGCCTTGCAGCAGCAGCCTTCTTCCGCTTCCAATCCCAACAAGAGGAGGAGAGGGGAAGAAGACGACCTGGATGACGACAGTGTTGAAGACCTGAGGCGCTCCAAGCATCCTTGA